Below is a genomic region from Govania unica.
CTGCCCCGGATATCGACCGCAGTAATCAGCCAGCTTCACTTTCTTCAGATAATGCATGGCCCGTTCCACAGCGACGGCGTGGCTTACCTTTTTTAGCAACTTGGGGGCAAGAACCAGATTTTCTAAAACGGTCAAATGCGGAAAAAGATTGAATTGCTGAAACACCATACCCACAGTCTGGCGACTGGCATGTATTTTTCGGGCTGTATCCAAACGGTTGCCCTGAACGATCAGCGTACCGGACTGATGCGGTTCCAGTCCGTTGATACAACGGATCAAAGTTGACTTGCCCGATCCCGACGGGCCGCAAATCACCACTTTATCTCCGGCCTGAACAGACAATGCCACATCCTTCAAGACATGATTGCTGTCATACCATTTATTGAGGCCGGTTATTTCAATAACCGTGGATTCTGCATGATCATCGCTTTTATGAATATGTGCGCCACAATCCATATTCATTTACTCATTCCCAGCCGTCAGATCAGAACCCGAAACCCACCAACCGATCCCCGCAAGTCGCGTGATCATCTCCGTACGGTCCGCATCATTCAATGGTGTAAGTTCTCGGTCCATATGCAGCGCCTGCTGGCCCGCAAGATAGCGAAAGTCCGGCTTTGAATTTTTGGAAATTGTCATAATCAGCTGTGCAACCTCTAAGGGATCGCCGCCATTTGCACAGGACTCATGAACTTTTCCAGCCCGAAACTGCACCAAATCGGCATAGGGAGATGTGGTATAATTTTCAGGCATTTTGACATTCTGGGTAATGTTGGTTTTAAAGGCGCCTGGACAAACAACAGATACGTTGACGCCAAAACGCGCGACTTCATACCTCATCGCTTCGAAGGCGGTTTCCACGGCAGCCTTACTGGCACAATATATGCCATCCGTTGCCCGGCCGATGCGTGATCCGATAGACGACAAGGTGATGATATGTCCCCTTCCCCGCTCCCGCATTGACGGCAGCACAGCCCGTGCCAGATTGATGGCACCAAAGAAATTCGTCTCGAACAGCCGTCGGAAATCCGCGTCCGCCATATCCTCAACAGCAGCAAGCAAATGAATGCCGGCGTTATTGATCAGAACGTCAATCTGTCCAAACTCTTCAATAACCGAAGAAACGCAGCTTTCGATAGACGCCGGATTGCTTACATCCAGCGCCCGCATGTGAAGCGTTACATTCTTGTTGCGTGCCTGTTCCTGAAGCTCCCCGCTCCTGTCAAGGTTGCGCATCGTCGCCACGACCCGATCACCCGCAGCGGCAAACTCCAGCGCACATAAGGCCCCGAATCCTGAACTACAGCCGGAAATCAAAATCGTTCTCATGGCATTTCTTCCGCTTGGACCAGCACCCGTTACAAACCTATGTTATATTGGCAATAACTGATTTTGTTTCGGTATATTGCTCCATCCCTTCCCAGCCGTTTTCACGGCCCCAGCCGGATAGTTTATAACCGCCGAAGGCAACCGACGGATCAGAGACTGCATGGCAATTGATCCAGACCAGGCCCGCTTCAATCCGTGCGGCAAGGTTATGGGCCTTGCTGAGATTGCTGGTCCAGATGCTGGCTGCAAGGCCATAATCGGTATCATTGGCTTTTTCGACAATCTCCGCCATATCGTGGAATTTCATTGCGCAGAGCACAGGACCAAAGATTTCCTCGCGAACCAGGGTCATATCCTGTCTCATATCGCCGAGAACCGTCGGCTGGATAAAATAACCTTTGTCCCCGACGCGACCGCCACCAGCGAGCACGCGGGCACCTTCTTCACGCCCTTTTTCGATAAAGCCGAGAACCCGCTCAAACTGCTGGCGTGATATGACCGGGCCCATCTCCGTTTCCGAATCCAACCCGGGCCCTACGCGCATAGTGGTGGCAATCTTCGCAATGCCCTGCACCACCTGTTCATAAACAGGCGCTTCGACATAAAGCCGCGACCCGGCAATGCAGACTTGACCGGCATTAAAAAAGATTGCATTGGCCGCCGCCGGGATCGCCCGTTCAAGATCGGCATCGGCGAAAATGACCAATGGTGACTTACCGCCAAGTTCCAGGGACAATTTCTTAAAATTTCCACTGGAACTCTGGATAATATGACGTCCGACCTCGGTTGAACCCGTGAAAGAAACCTTGCGGATCCCCGGATGTGCCGTTATGGCCGCGCCGGCAATATGCCCATATCCTGGAACGATATTGACCACCCCTGCCGGAACCCCCGCTTCGAGGAGCAGCTGGCCAATGTAAAGCGACGTCAGGGGCGTTTCTTCGGCAGGTTTGAAAACAATGGTGCATCCGGCAGCAAGGGCCGGTGCAATTTTCCAGGACAAAGCAACGATCGGTCCATTCCAGGGAACAATCTGACCAACGACACCAATCGGCTCATGCCGCGTATAGGCATGGAAATTATCCGGCGCGGATGAAATCTGTGGTGTCTTGCCTTCGATCTTTGTGCACAATCCCGCATAGTGACGGAATGTTTTGGCTGCTGCGGGGACATCCCCCGCGCGTGATGCGCCAAGTGGTTTGCCATTTTCCAATGTATTCAAATAGGCGAGTTGCTCGATATTCTGCTCCAGTAATTCTGCAACACGCCATAGAATTTTACTTTTCTCATAGGGATTGATCATCGCCCAGACGCCAGATTCAAAAGCTATCTGAGCGGCTTTGACGGCAGCATCAATATCTGCCTCACCTGCCCCCGAAACTCTCGCAATCACAGCCTCTGTCGCCGGATTGACAACATCGAATTCATTTTCCGATGCTCCCCTTATCCAGTTGCCACCGATCAGCATCGGACGGGTTTGTGACAGAAATTCGACAAGCGATGCCGGAACAGTCATGGCTTTACTCCCGCTGATTTCTTTTGGGGCTTGCGGTATTTATTGCGCAGATAGCTGAATGAGAACGTCAGCATAAAACGCCAGGCCGCCCCACTACTCAGAACCACCTTGGCAATGGCCATGGCATCAGTCGGGTCGATAAAAACTTTCGTTGCCATCGACTTTGTCGGATCATTCAGAATGACGATTCCGTTTTTAGCTGATTGGATCCGGTCGACGTGGAATTCCAACTCCACAAGCTTGCTTACAACTCTCACGTTATTGTCCTTTCTCGGCGACCGGATCCGTATCTGTATCAGTCAAATTTGCGCAATGTTCCCTGAGCGTGGGCATGAGCCACACGCTTGTCGAGTTCAGCCGACATTTCTTCAGGTTTCATGCCATAAGGCGGCGTAAAGGTTCCGCGTTCATAAAGCACATCCAAAGCCTGCCTGGCACCGGCAATCTTTTGCGTCAGGCTGCGCGGCGGATGTCCCGGCGGAAACAGGTTCGACGGATAGATCGGATTTTCGTACATTTCCTTGAAGACCTCCGATCGAACGTCAACCCAGGTGTTATGGGAGACCCGCGACCGATGTTCCCGCAGGGCTTCGATATCAATCGGCCCGGCCAGGACCTGTTCCGCGGGGTAAGGTGCAATCCGGTTGACCACACCGATATAGTCGATGATGAAGGAATGGCCGGGACAGAATGCCTCTGGATAGTAATCATACTCACAGGTGCCCCAGTTCGACCCAAGCACATAACACATATTGTCATGGGCCCGCGCCCGGCGCGTGAAGACCCAGAAATCCCAGGGGTCACTGACGCCTTCAAAGGATTGATTCGCCGTCGGGTGGCAGATCACCTCGGCGCCGTTAAAGCCCAAAGCGCGCGAAATCTCCGGGGTCGCCCCGTCATGACAAGTCATGGTGCCGAGCTTGCCGATCTCCGTGTCCACAACCGGGAAACAGCTTTTGAGGTCACCGCCGAACAGCTTGGAATATTCTGTGAACATATCATGCGGGCTGGTGCCAAGACCGATATAAGCCGGCACATGCCATTTGTGATATTTAAGAATGACATTGCCACAAGGGCCGATAATAAAAGCGGTATTGAACCAGCGATCGGGAAACTCGGGCAGCTTCTCGATCACGCCACCGCCGGAAATGTAGATGCCATACTGCTTGGCTTTCTTGCCGAGGATTTCCATTTCCGGTCCGGGTATGGTGATGGCTTTTTTCATGAACCCTTCAAGGCCATCTTCACCTTTGCCGGGTGTGGTGACGCCTTGAAGGAAATATTCCGGCAGCACAACCAGCCTGGCCGGGAGCTCCCAATAATAGCCAACCCCAAAATCGATCATGTTACAAACCCGATTAAGGTTTTCCATGATGTCATCGCGGTTCTGCGCAATTTTTACCTTTGGCTGAATGACCAGAGCTGTATATGGCTTGATTCTACCTGACATTATTTGCCTCTATTCTTATGGAATTATCACAAACTCGTTTAGATGCCGAAGTCTTCCAGCATTTCATTGGCCGTCACCATGCCCATGGCGGTGATACCACCGCCTGGATGACAAGAC
It encodes:
- a CDS encoding amino acid ABC transporter ATP-binding protein, which gives rise to MNMDCGAHIHKSDDHAESTVIEITGLNKWYDSNHVLKDVALSVQAGDKVVICGPSGSGKSTLIRCINGLEPHQSGTLIVQGNRLDTARKIHASRQTVGMVFQQFNLFPHLTVLENLVLAPKLLKKVSHAVAVERAMHYLKKVKLADYCGRYPGQLSGGQQQRVAIARALCMQPSIMLFDEPTSALDPETIGEVLDTMIELADSGMTMLCVTHEMTFARRVANRILFMDQGQILEDRKPDDFFENPGTDRLKRFLSQILSH
- a CDS encoding SDR family oxidoreductase; translated protein: MRTILISGCSSGFGALCALEFAAAGDRVVATMRNLDRSGELQEQARNKNVTLHMRALDVSNPASIESCVSSVIEEFGQIDVLINNAGIHLLAAVEDMADADFRRLFETNFFGAINLARAVLPSMRERGRGHIITLSSIGSRIGRATDGIYCASKAAVETAFEAMRYEVARFGVNVSVVCPGAFKTNITQNVKMPENYTTSPYADLVQFRAGKVHESCANGGDPLEVAQLIMTISKNSKPDFRYLAGQQALHMDRELTPLNDADRTEMITRLAGIGWWVSGSDLTAGNE
- a CDS encoding aldehyde dehydrogenase family protein, producing MTVPASLVEFLSQTRPMLIGGNWIRGASENEFDVVNPATEAVIARVSGAGEADIDAAVKAAQIAFESGVWAMINPYEKSKILWRVAELLEQNIEQLAYLNTLENGKPLGASRAGDVPAAAKTFRHYAGLCTKIEGKTPQISSAPDNFHAYTRHEPIGVVGQIVPWNGPIVALSWKIAPALAAGCTIVFKPAEETPLTSLYIGQLLLEAGVPAGVVNIVPGYGHIAGAAITAHPGIRKVSFTGSTEVGRHIIQSSSGNFKKLSLELGGKSPLVIFADADLERAIPAAANAIFFNAGQVCIAGSRLYVEAPVYEQVVQGIAKIATTMRVGPGLDSETEMGPVISRQQFERVLGFIEKGREEGARVLAGGGRVGDKGYFIQPTVLGDMRQDMTLVREEIFGPVLCAMKFHDMAEIVEKANDTDYGLAASIWTSNLSKAHNLAARIEAGLVWINCHAVSDPSVAFGGYKLSGWGRENGWEGMEQYTETKSVIANIT
- a CDS encoding nitrilase-related carbon-nitrogen hydrolase, whose product is MSGRIKPYTALVIQPKVKIAQNRDDIMENLNRVCNMIDFGVGYYWELPARLVVLPEYFLQGVTTPGKGEDGLEGFMKKAITIPGPEMEILGKKAKQYGIYISGGGVIEKLPEFPDRWFNTAFIIGPCGNVILKYHKWHVPAYIGLGTSPHDMFTEYSKLFGGDLKSCFPVVDTEIGKLGTMTCHDGATPEISRALGFNGAEVICHPTANQSFEGVSDPWDFWVFTRRARAHDNMCYVLGSNWGTCEYDYYPEAFCPGHSFIIDYIGVVNRIAPYPAEQVLAGPIDIEALREHRSRVSHNTWVDVRSEVFKEMYENPIYPSNLFPPGHPPRSLTQKIAGARQALDVLYERGTFTPPYGMKPEEMSAELDKRVAHAHAQGTLRKFD